A single Bosea sp. PAMC 26642 DNA region contains:
- a CDS encoding GatB/YqeY domain-containing protein: MTSLRERFTADLKEAMKAGEKGKVSTIRLITSALKDKDIEARGLGKPETTPDEILALLQKMVKQRQESIAIYDANSRPELAAGERAEVEVISGYMPKQMSEDEVKAAIAAAVTESGAETVKDMGKVIAILRANYAGQMDFGKASGLVKTALSG, encoded by the coding sequence ATGACCAGCCTGCGCGAGCGCTTCACGGCCGACCTCAAGGAGGCGATGAAGGCCGGCGAGAAGGGCAAGGTCTCGACCATCCGCCTGATCACCTCGGCGCTGAAGGACAAGGACATCGAGGCGCGCGGCCTCGGGAAACCCGAGACGACGCCCGACGAAATCCTCGCCCTGCTGCAGAAGATGGTGAAGCAGCGGCAGGAGTCGATCGCCATCTACGATGCCAACAGCCGCCCGGAACTGGCGGCGGGCGAACGCGCCGAGGTCGAGGTGATCTCGGGCTACATGCCCAAGCAGATGTCCGAGGACGAGGTGAAGGCCGCCATTGCCGCCGCCGTCACCGAGAGCGGCGCCGAGACCGTCAAGGACATGGGCAAGGTCATCGCGATCCTGCGCGCGAATTATGCCGGCCAGATGGATTTCGGCAAGGCGAGCGGGCTGGTGAAGACGGCGCTCAGCGGCTGA